Proteins encoded together in one Bactrocera neohumeralis isolate Rockhampton unplaced genomic scaffold, APGP_CSIRO_Bneo_wtdbg2-racon-allhic-juicebox.fasta_v2 cluster11, whole genome shotgun sequence window:
- the LOC126765866 gene encoding uncharacterized protein LOC126765866: MSINVYTTPPYSSTSNGQVERFHSTLSEIMRCIKANSTGKMDTIRCILLLTTITTSLASIEILDYTNSYLVTINNGLAKIQDGTFRLIHIIDINKYEQLLTDIQDHITDKIPKDTFLRPILKHEINQTLEILDTLKPTKTSRIRKSINILGTAWKYLAGSPDHDDLEIINKNLLNLNQNNNKQVIINELFTNRINNISNVMNLISNSIRKDDSIINEIVIDLQSKIRLIKEELVNIKYAIQWAKTNVLNTLLLNKEEIKTALEKLREEQMPFNNAEEALEFSKINVLSKEMLIIYMIKIPLTNSEIFRRIIIRPVKKPKTLQ; encoded by the exons ATGTCTATAAATGTCTACACCACACCTCCTTACAGCAGCACCAGTAATGGACAAGTAGAAAGGTTTCACAGCACTCTTTCCGAAATAATGAGATGTATCAAAGCTAACTCCACAG GAAAAATGGACACCATTAGATGCATACTCCTCTTGACTACTATTACGACCAGTCTCGCTAGCATAGAGATTTTGGACTACACAAACTCTTACCTAGTGACGATAAATAACGGACTAGCTAAAATTCAGGACGGAACATTTAGACTAATCCATATAATTGACATCAACAAGTACGAACAACTTTTGACAGACATACAGGACCATATAACGGACAAAATCCCCAAAGACACTTTCCTTCGCCCAATCCTTAAACATGAAATAAATCAAACCCTTGAAATCCTCGATACACTTAAACCCACTAAAACATCCCGAATTAGAAAGTCAATAAACATATTAGGCACCGCATGGAAATATCTGGCAGGATCACCAGACCATGACGACCTCGAAATCATTAATAAGAATCTTTTGAACctaaaccaaaataataacaaacaagtaATAATAAATGAACTATTTACTAACAGAATTAACAATATATCAAatgtaatgaatttaatttcaaattcaataagAAAAGACGAtagtataataaatgaaattgtaatTGATTTACAAAGTAAGATTAggttaataaaagaagaattagttAATATAAAGTATGCCATTCAATGGgcgaaaacaaatgttttaaatacattattactaaataaagaagaaataaaaactgcattagaaaaattaagagaAGAACAAATGCCATTTAACAACGCAGAAGAAgcgttagaattttcaaaaataaatgtactAAGTAaagaaatgttaataatttatatgataaaaataccgCTTACAAATAGCGAAATATTTAGAAGAATAATTATAAGGCCAGTTAAAAAGCCAAAAAcattgcaataa